Within Solea solea chromosome 1, fSolSol10.1, whole genome shotgun sequence, the genomic segment CCTTGGGCCTGAAACTGTTCCCATCCATGATGTACAGCAGGGATCATCAGGTAAAGTAACAATAACGTGTCTTTAATCAGCATCTTGTCATAGAGacaaagaatgtgtgtgtgacgtccTCGTACTGTATGTAATATTTGTCgaccaaacatttagtttaagtTAACTGACAATTGTAGCAACagaattcatttgaatcagttgATATTTTTCCACAATAAAGGCTCTAAACTCgatatgaaattaaaaaaagcacaagCCACCATTTACTCTCTTCTCCTGTTGGGGGCGCTGATGCACCATAGACTCCTTTGTccaccatgaacacacacagaggaagaataTTGCGCCTCTGTCTTCAACCAGGTCCTCAAACAGACTTTGAATAGCCGTGAAATGTGAGTTTGTTGATCACATGTGTTTGTGAACTCTATCACTAGATAAGTGAAGATGAGCGGACGAGGAAAAGGAGGCAAAGGTCTGGGTAAAGGAGGCGCTAAGCGTCACCGCAAAGTTCTCCGTGATAACATCCAGGGCATCACCAAGCCCGCCATCCGCCGCCTGGCTCGCCGTGGCGGAGTGAAGCGCATCTCTGGTCTGATCTACGAGGAGACTCGCGGTGTGTTGAAGGTTTTCCTGGAGAACGTGATCCGTGATGCTGTCACCTACACCGAGCACGCCAAGAGGAAGACTGTGACCGCCATGGACGTGGTTTATGCTCTGAAGAGACAGGGAAGGACTCTGTACGGCTTCGGCGGTTAAACTACTCTCTACACTTtgtcaacaataacaacaacaataacaacaataacaacaacggctcttttaagagccaaACACTTTGTCTATGAGAGCTCACAGTCATCTGAACGTGTGAAGGAAATTACTATTTTACTTTATGTATCAAAGTATAGCTTCATCTTTATCAAACTTCACTATAGcaatgtgaggaagaggagcagtgGCGTGCACATACGTTTTGGGGGAGCAGGTGCTCGGTGAAAAATAAGGGCACAGCATGTGGAACTATCAGCTGCCTTatatcagtttaaaagaaacaaacagggCAGACACTATAGCACCACCTAGTGTCTACCTGTGCACGCTgctgaagaggaggatgagagagtgCAAATGATGTTATTGGGAATAATcttcctcctgtgaaaagtctgttgCTGACTCGTTCAATTTTACActgctgtattttaacgttggtgatgaTGGTGTCACTGAGAGAGCTCTATATTTACTCAACCACTGCTCAATAGTTTCTTAAGTCATTAATAAAAAATgatagtgagtgtgtgtgtgttcaactgcaataaagtattctgatctTTTGTCTGTCCTCAACCTCATCTTCTCatccttttcattttctttttctgcctcaCTCGACTACTCGAcaacaattattatatatataaaatattatataatatattatatatgtatgtatatattatatatttttatatatataataaaatattatataatatattatacatatgtataattTGTATTATTAACAACTCttgaaagtgaagacatttagTCTGGTTCTTATCAATCTCATTAATCTCAGTCTAACAACAACACAGTAATGCATTGACATGGACGCATCACATTCACGTTGAACTGAAAGGATACAAatgtatacaaatacaaatttcttcttccttttacTAGAGGTTTGATCTCCATGATTCACTGAGTTTCAGTTTCTCAATGTTTCCTCCTTTGATTAAGATAATTAATAATCATGAAGATACCGAGGCAGAGAAATGTTTAATGTCTGAAGGAAGAAGTGAAGCACAGTAAAATGTCTCCAGTGtgtttcaaacaaagacaacactcTCTCCTCCACATCCAACCGCAGTGAGAGATTCAACCAATCACAGGAGGGGGAGCACACAGCGGTGTTTGCATGGAGCCTTTATAAGAAGAGTCTCCCCCGCcttcacttcattcattcattcatctgtgtgAACTGACAGGATGCCTGATCCCACCAAGGCCGCGCCCAAGAAGGGCTCCAAGAAAGCCGTGACTAAGACCGCCGGCAAAGGAggcaagaagaggagaaagagcaggAAGGAGAGCTACGCCATCTACGTGTACAAGGTGCTCAAGCAGGTCCATCCCGACACCGGCATCTCGTCCAAGGCCATGGGCATCATGAACTCGTTCGTCAACGACATCTTTGAGCGCATCGCCGGGGAGGCGTCTCGTCTGGCTCACTACAACAAGCGCTCCACCATCACCTCCAGGGAGATCCAGACCGCCGTGCGTCTCCTGCTGCCCGGTGAGCTGGCCAAGCACGCCGTGTCCGAGGGAACCAAGGCCGTCACCAAGTACACCAGCTCCAAGTAAACCAGCGTCCTAATACAAGCACATCAACCCCcaacggctcttttaagagccacacacTTGATCTGAGAGAGCAACAGCATCTTTGTACGCTGCGTATATTTCAAGCTCGCGTCTCTGCTTATCTTTGTGTAAATGGATGCTCTTCAGTTCTTAACTTTGTTGTTCATTAAAAGGAACATTCCTGTATCCGTTGACCCGCATGTTTCTGCACAGACTCGTTCAGAGAAACTGACTCACTGAgggagaaatgaagaaaatacacattCATTAAATTACCATTTGCACATGTCGATACTGTATAGTATTGTACCACAGTTGTATTAAACATGGCGATTGGCGCGAATATTTAAGTTCTGTTGGTGTCACTAACTTCATTTAGTGCATTAGAGACTTAAATGATCTGCcgccaaaatgtgaaagaaacaaagactCGTTCAGAAAACACGTGATGTTCTCTGCACATACACAATAATCATTAATGGTCATTAAATGTTGTTCACGACCTCAAAGAACACACATTATTCTTTATTTGGGagcatttaaagtaaaataaaacgtTTATATTTATAATGGAAAAACAATGTTCTAATAATATAGTTTTCCTCATCAGAATGAACTATTGTCTTGATGTAAATGCCACACTGGAGCTAAAATAGATGGATGTCAGAGGAATTCTTTAAATCTTTTAATCACAGTCAACATCTCTGAAGCAAAGACAGgattttgtaatgttttattttcaaaagcaGAGTCTCATATTTAACATCATAGACTGATGACTGACACTAACAATCACTGTGTCACATGTTGAGATGGTCACACATGAAATAATGTAACTATTGTTGCATGAGAGTTTAAAACAAGTCATTAGCTTTGCAACAACAGTGagaggaataaataaaatatgactttCAGTACAAATGTCATAAGTGAAGAAACATAAGTTACTGTCATAACAGTGAGTCATTTATTTCCAGAGTAATTTGACATTCAATGTTGAcgatgtcattattattattaataaacatcAACAAAGACAAAGCCACAATCAACACATATGCTATTCATTTATTACAAACTATTGTGTTTACTAATAACACAATTGTTATTGTGTGGAATTATTAATAAAAGTTTTGATATGTAACCAGGGCAATATTTTCACCTGTAGAGAGAATCACAACAGTGTTCCACAGAGGCGTcataatattattttgtgaaaCAATGTTAAATATGTAGTAAAAAGACTGAAGATGCAGATTTACAGTGTATCAtacatatttatcatttattaatgaCTAAGCGGTTTATGACGTAATCTCACaagagttgtgttgtgttttaaagagGATGAGCAGTTagtcagagtgagtgtgtgtgtggctcttaaaagagccttttgtttgtttgtggcctTGTTGTGGTTTACTTGGACTTGGCGGCCTTCTCGGTCTTCTTGGGCAGAAGAACAGCCTGGATGTTGGGCAGCACGCCGCCCTGAGCGATGGTCACTCCGCCCAGGAGTTTGTTGAGCTCCTCGTCGTTGCGGACGGCCAGCTGCAGGTGGCGCGGGATGATACGGGTCTTCTTGTTGTCGCGGGCGGCGTTTCCAGCCAGCTCCAGGATCTCAGCGGTCAGGTACTCGAGCACGGCCGCCAGATAGACGGGGGCGCCGGCACCAACACGCTGGGCGTAGTTGCCTTTGCGCAGCAGCCTGTGAACACGACCGACCGGGAACTGGAGTCCGGCACGAGAGGAGCGGGTCTTTGCCTTTGCGCGGGCTTTTCCGCCGGTTTTGCCTCGTCCTGACATGGTGACTGTTAGTGGATTTTTCTGACAAACGCAGAGAAAGTGTGGCTGAAAGAGCGCAAACCCTCCTTTATATGTCCACGAAAGAGCGGGAGACTCCTGCCGCACcaaccagagcagagcagcagagcggGGGACTCACCCTGCGCTCTTCAAGGCACTTTTGTCCAATAAGCAGCGGGGACTCGGGCTCCTCTGGGCGGCGCCGCGCTCCAGGAAGAGCCGCTCACCACCAATCAGGATCCACCGCCGCATCCGTGGAGAGAGAGCTTAAActctgctgctgcggctgcttcTGCTGCACACATATTCACTTTAGGGGCTGTCCACACAAAACACagtctagttttttttttttttacagtttttaaccCAGATACTTTTTCTAAACTCTTAACACAGACTCACACCTACGAAACACAATTGGCCAAATGGATAATTGTCttctcaaaaacacattttgttaaatATATACTAACTCTTTATTTCAAAATAGAACACATCTTTCTCTGCACACACTAACTTTATTAAAACACTGGAAATCTGactcaaaatgaaatgattctgTCAGAGAATAACCCTTGTTTTCCCTTCACAAGGCAAATGCAGTCAATCAAAGTACACCAGGTTTCAAAAATACTGGCTATTGTTGACATTACAAAAACTGCATAGACTTTTATGTTTCAGTTTTACAGGTATTTGCATGCGAAACACCGTTTTTACACTAAATGTCCACATGTAATGTTCAAATTCTAAAGCATTCCAGTAAAAAGCAAATCATTTGTGTTCCTTTTACTGTGTACTACAGGAGGTACAGTGACTCTCTTCTCCTGTTGGGGGCGCTGATGCACCATAGACTCCTTTATccaccatgaacacacacagaggaagaataTTGCGCCTCTGTCTTCAACCAGGTCCTCAAACAGACTTTGAATAGCCGTGAAATGTGAGTTTGTTGATCACATGTGTTTGTGAACTCTATCACTAGATAAGTGAAGATGAGCGGAAGAGGAAAAGGAGGCAAAGGTCTCGGTAAAGGAGGCGCTAAGCGTCACCGCAAAGTTCTCCGTGATAACATCCAGGGCATCACCAAGCCCGCCATCCGCCGCCTGGCTCGCCGTGGCGGAGTGAAGCGCATCTCTGGTCTGATCTACGAGGAGACTCGCGGTGTGTTGAAGGTTTTCCTGGAGAACGTGATCCGTGATGCTGTCACCTACACCGAGCACGCCAAGAGGAAGACTGTGACCGCCATGGACGTGGTTTATGCTCTCAAGAGACAGGGAAGGACTCTGTACGGCTTCGGCGGTTAAACTGCTCTCTTCACTttgtcaacaaacacaacaacaataacaacaacaacaacaacggctCTTTTCAGAGCCAAACACTTTGTCTATGAGAGCTCACAGTCCTAATGTATGGatgcatatatttatttatataaattcaaaatgggagaatattattttgttgactTAAATACTTGTATACGTGCTGTAACTGAATTTAATTAAAGTCACAAATTTCAAAGTTGGTACACAAGCTTATTCTGGTGGTTCTGCCATTTCCTTGTTCTATTTatgcattattgtttttattatatactTACAATTTATTTGGGtgcaaatgttttctctttctgcttCAAAGACCTGGAAATCCAACTGGGTTTTTTCTGTTCAGGCTGCTCTAGGAACATGGTGGTGCAAAATGCTCAAAGTATTATAGAAGAAAAATATTCCAAAGCTGCAATCAAATTATTAAACACATGTACAAACGTATAGTTGGTatattcaatatctgccaataaactctctTAATGTAACACATCTCACTTTTAACAAGCATATGCAGTAAAtctcatttcttatttttgtttgtagtgGATTTTATATCATTCTGTTtcaaaactctttttttattttaaaatcatgtgAAATATCCTCATGAATGTCATTATTGCTATATCACAATGGACTATTATAATATATCATTTTAAGATCATATCCCACACAGTTTTTTAACTTGAATGATTCGTTTAGCGCCCAATgccagtttatttttaattccattttatttctcctttattttcCCTTATTTTAGTTACCTTTATCCATCCTCGGTGTTTCCTCATTGATTATTTCCATTGTATCCTCTGATCGTGACTAATTTGAAATCTTTGTGATAAAATTGAGCCTGTTTGAAAtcatttaataaatgtgttaacatGACATGTTTAAAGCTTGTGGGGACGAGTTAAAACAAACTGATCCTCACTAAATCTAGTTAATGTTGGGAAAttagagtgagtgagtgttacaCTACAATAAAGTGTTATGAGTCTGTTAGTCCTAAACCTTCCAAtcataacatgtttttattattaacaacTCTAGAAAGTGAGAAGATTTTGTCTGATTCATGTATTTATCTCATTCATAATTTATCTAACATCAACAACTCAACTCAAAACAACCGTTTGAGTGTTGTACACAATGACTAATACATGACTAAtcaaaaatctgtaaaaatagaaagcatttgaaacatttaaaaacacataagtcatcatgaaaataatcctcatGACGATACTGAAGGAGAAACATGTCCAACGTTTCTGACTTGTTTCCTGAATCAAATGTATCATGtatgttttctaaaatgtctccagtgtgtttcaaacaaagacaacactcTCTCCGCCACATCCAACCGCAGTGAGAGATTCAACCAATCACAGGAGGGGGAGCACACAGCGGTGTTTGCATGGAGCCTTTATAAGAAGAGTCTCCCCCGCcttcacttcattcattcattcatctgtgtgAACTGACAGGATGCCTGATCCCACCAAGGCCGCGCCCAAGAAGGGCTCCAAGAAAGCCGTGACTAAAACCGCCGGCAAAGGAggcaagaagaggagaaagagcaggAAGGAGAGCTACGCCATCTACGTGTACAAGGTGCTCAAGCAGGTCCATCCCGACACCGGCATCTCGTCCAAGGCCATGGGCATCATGAACTCGTTCGTCAACGACATCTTTGAGCGCATCGCCGGGGAGGCGTCTCGTCTGGCTCACTACAACAAGCGCTCCACCATCACCTCCAGGGAGATCCAGACCGCCGTACGTCTCCTGCTGCCCGGTGAGCTGGCCAAGCACGCCGTGTCCGAGGGAACCAAGGCCGTCACCAAGTACACCAGCTCCAAGTAAACCAGCGTCCTAATACAAGCACATCAACCCCcaacggctcttttaagagccacacacTTCATCTGAGAGAGCAACAGCATCTTTGTACACTACGTAGCGTTACAAGCTCGtgtctaaataaaatgtaatttgattaGTTTTCCAAGATGGAGCCTACCTTTGCGCGCCCCCAATGGGTAAGTGATGACATCTTTAGCTATAATATACATCTACTTATTATTAAAGGCTGGGCTATGAATATTGCGAAGTTGTTTAGTCTTATTATTGAGAAGACCTAGAGGTAGATTGTTTAgtttatcagtgttttattgttaacaCTTATattggtaacactttattttgaaggtttcTACATAAGAGTCACACAAGCCTGTCATAAACATCATGACATGTGATGTGTCATTAACACTTTGCAGTAACATTAATGCTCATGATACTTGTCATGTCGTGTTTCTGACAGGCTTGTGTGACTCTTATGTAGAcgccttcaaaataaagtgttaccataTCTTGCTTaagtcacaaaaacatgttcaaaaattGCCTAAGTCATTTATTTCTCTTAAGTTACataatttaatgtattatttattataatttacaCAGTGTTATGACTATGCCAATAGTCATCATTTGTTACATCCTTTTTGAGTGATCAATAGATGTGTTACATTACAATGTGTTAGCTgaagttttttgtgtttcctgaaAAACTTGAGAAAATGAGTTACGTGATTATTTTAACAGTGACAATATTTGACGTCACTGTCTTCAACAGGACCTGACTTCCAGACTGATGCTGATATTTATGTGACCGTTTGGAAATGAATACAGTACGTATatctgttattttattatttatgtgtaaaattatattaaaatacagaaatattctGAATATAAAATACATTAGTAGTAAAAGCAGTTTAGTCTGTTTATTATTCATTGTCTCCATGAGGCATTACATTACAGAACAGCTACTCCTTTGAtgtagaaaaaaatattatcacacaactatacaaacaaataatacactAGTACATGTTACAAGGGCTCATTAGTCTCTAGCATATATGGAtcaaaaaacataacaaatcactcaaatacacagtaaataaatgtgAGCAAAAGCAAAGTTTGCATTTTAAGATGTTTCtaaaaggtccagcgtgtaaaCTACAgcttcatttggcagaaatcaAAGACAAAGACGAGATACAAAGATAAGATTAGCTGTACATGAGTGTCTTTTTCACTGCATTAGATCAGGGAGGGCACAGGCACGTTACATCTGTAACAACTGCATGTTTCATACAGTCTAATGTTGTTGGAGTAACAGAGTATGTGAAGATCTTTGAGCCCTTTTGTGTCAAGTCATCAAGGTGAAATccgttttcttttattaaacacaCCAGTGTTTCAGATCCAGGTGCACTGAACAATATTTACCTCCATAAAAGGCAGGATCATTGAGTATTTAACAGTTTGATTCTCTGCCACCAGAGGGCGATAGAGTGTTCcctatgaaaacacacacaatggctGAACCAGACATTTCTAAGAAGATATCatttcatttctattttaaaggaaaaggctggaaaaaaaacatttggcaaCTCAAAATAAATCCCTGACTGCTCATCTGTAGATCTTGATCCTCTCAGACATTTGTCTTTACAACAGTTTCTTCATATTCCTGAGAAAGTCTGTCTTAAGCTTCATGAGTAGAAACCATTAAAATTCACCTCAAGCACAATGAAAAACAAGTATTTTCATAAGAGTTTTTACAACAACCTATCAAATGTTTCCATGAGCGGCCTCATGACACCTGCAGGTGGAGGTCTTCCTCTGCAGGTCTGGAGCTCTGGAGATCATGTCTGGACAGATGCTGTACTACACCCACACCGATGCAGTCACCAAGGACATTAGTGGCAGTCCTCACACGATCCCTGcccacaaaaatacacaaagaccCAAAGTTATCACAGGAACTGCATTCATGTTACAGATTAAAATGATTTGCACTTACAGCATCCAGTCCACAATCAAAAGAATGGATATATCTTCAGTGGGGAGTCCCACTGATGACAAGACAATTAGCAGGGACACGATTCCAGCCTGAGGGATGCCGGCTCCACCTGTGCTTACAACTGTGACAATCAAGCTGCAACAAGGGAGACGACACAGTCGTGGTCATGCACACATACAAGATTAACCAATCAGAGGAAACTGTGATGTCTTTAAATCTGAGTGCGTCTTCATACGAAGGAAACAAttaagtcaataaagtcataatattatgaaaatacaCAACATGGTACAAACATGGCTAGTATATTCTATTCCTGCCAATAAACACTCACATATTtaccacactggacctttaggaTGTCCATTTAAAATACATTGAGAGCATATGGttaatgtttcctttttttttacttacctAAGGACAATGATTTGACCCAAGCTAAAGTCCATGTCATGAGTCTGGGCTACAAATAACGCTGCTACTGCTTCATAGAGTGCACCACCATCCATGTTCATTGTGGCACCTGTGGGCAGCATGAAGCGTGTCACTTGCTTGTCCATGTTGTGATTTACCTCCATACATTTCAGGGTTACTGGCAAGGTTgcagaactgaaaaaaaataaaataaaagaaataactgTATGTCACTCATCAACACACGGTTGTTGTGTGTAATAGCAACACCGTGGCTCACCTCGATGAAGTCCCAAAGGCAGTGGCAAGAGCCTGTAAGACACCACCCATGAACGTGAAGGGATTCCTCCGTGTAACAGCAAAGTAGATGAGGGGCAGAGTGAAGAAGCAGTGGATTAGCAGGCCAGCGATCACAGTCAGACTGTACATCACGACTTCACGGCCCATTTCACCAACATCTGTTATCTCCACTATCTGTCCTGCCACGAGGAAGAACATCCCCACAGGTGTATACCTGTGATACGCAGACACAGCAGATTATAAATCCAAGACTTGCACAGATGAAGAGATTATGTGAGCATAATAAGACTAAATGCTACATATACCCAGTTCATCTTAATAGCAGCTCTCCAGACTTACCAGATGACTATGTTGACCAGATTCATAACAGCTTTATTCAGGCAGTCAAAGAACTCCCTCACAGGTTTTCCTTCCGCCTCCATGCTGCCCAGAATGTAACCAAAGGCAACGGAGAAGACCAACAGACCCAAAGTGTTGACGCCATCGGATGAACCTGGCATCGCCACTGTGTCATCTGAGAAAAGTAATAATGAGAAGAATCAAGGTTATGTGTATAATCTTGTTTTAACCCCccagtacaatgacaataaaggtgaatCTGTAATCTCTGTAATCTGTATAGCAGTTCAGCACAAATGAAACCCCGTTAGACAATTAAGGAAAAGGGTAAGAAGCTGATCTCACTCTTTGCACTGGCGCCATTGATCCCTGTAGGTGCACCTCTGGAATAGACTGTTTTAAACTGGATGATAAGGAAATCATGAAAATTGGTGAGCATGTATCACATGAATATGAAGACAACGTCATAGATAATGCACAATCTTACCTTTTTGAAACAAGCTTCAACCAGATTTGAGGGGAACATGTTTCTGTAGAAAGACAAAGCACTgatatgttgttgttggaggACCGAGTCTGCAGAAGTCTGATTGCCTCTTCACAGATCCAGTGTAATTTAGgattattatcactattattatcTCTATACACACCTGATTAGATCTAAAAATGCATCTGGACCCTCTATAACTTCCACTTGAACAGCAGAGGTGACTGGGATGCTTCTGGATGAGTGTCCTGGCTGGATGGTGACAGCTAAAACGATGCCAGTGAACGCAGCTAACAGTGTGGTGAGCAGGTAGTAGCCAAAGGCCCTGAGGCCGATTCTCCCGTACGACTTCCTGTTCACTGATGACATTCCTGATGAGAAAAACTCATAAAGGTCATTATAAGTGTATGAACCTGctgaatatttacattattataataataattattattattgtaaacatGACTCACTCCTCATTCTCTTCTGCCAAGGACGGGCATTTCTACCAACAAtatgatttaaatattaaattattggAATATTCTAAACTAATAAGACTCATTTAAAGACATGGggaatgtcatcacttctgcatgatcaaagcaaacacttttttttcaaaatgatgtgaaatattgtcaaaaaagacatttatgtaatcatgatggaatattgtgatttgATTGATTATATGTAAATGTTATGCTATTATGATGCTAAATGTTTTGTAAGCACGTACATGACAAGGATAATGATTTTCCCTTTTCACTTCTCTTAGCCTAATTCTCTTAACGGTTTCTCTCTCTGGTttcataaagaataaaaaaatcaaaattataGAACATTAAAGCGCACAGAGTTTTCAGCAGCAGTAAAAACCCGACAATCGCTGAGTTTCAACAATCACTTGATATTTAGTTCATCTGCTGTGTTCAGTTACCAtccaagtctgtgtgtgagagcacaGACATCCACAGTCACAATGAAGTTTGCTTCTAACCTGAGATCAGACTGGAGATGATGAGAGGAAGCACCACCATCTGCAGGACTCTCATCAGCAGCTCTCCAGGAAAAGTTAAATATTGGATCTCTCTGGGTGACATTTTGTTGCGTCGTAGAAACATTCCCAGGACAATTCCTTAGAAAACACAAGTTTacaattcaaattaaataacatccaagaaagagaagaaagacgAAAACACAATGTTAGCAATACATTAGAGAGACACTTACCTAATGCAACGGCAGCAACTGTGAGAAGAACAAAAGCATTTCTCTTGAGAAAAGACATAATATTAGATCCGGTTTGGTGTGAAAATGGTTTTTCACATCGAGTTTCCTCCAGCGCTGGAACTGTTGCAGAGTCCAACTCTGACTTTCCATGAGCACTTGGTTGCATGTCTTTGATCGTCCTTCACACCAGCACAGActgcagaaaaacaactttGGTACAGGACTAGTTTACAAAGCAATAACACAGATAAAGAAACTAAAAATGGGACCCGAGCAGTTACTTATGGACTGTGGAGCCGTAAATGCATCATGGTTACTAAGTAGCAAAACCCCCTTATTGCCCCCCTTTGGCTGATCGCCAAGTAGGCACATTGCCAAGTTTTCCAACCACGTTGTCAACGTTTCCATCCAACCATTTTCTTTGAAACAGTTCCCAAACATTTGACTGAATGAAACCAGGACACAAGATGGCGCTGGCACTGGTGGTGAGACACTACgagtgtctctctccctctttaatTTATGGGCGGAAAGAATGTCACTGCAATGAGGAACAACAGGGGACAGAGCTGCACCGGGTCACAACTTACCAGAGGAAAT encodes:
- the LOC131471393 gene encoding histone H2B 1/2-like gives rise to the protein MPDPTKAAPKKGSKKAVTKTAGKGGKKRRKSRKESYAIYVYKVLKQVHPDTGISSKAMGIMNSFVNDIFERIAGEASRLAHYNKRSTITSREIQTAVRLLLPGELAKHAVSEGTKAVTKYTSSK
- the LOC131471375 gene encoding histone H2A, whose protein sequence is MSGRGKTGGKARAKAKTRSSRAGLQFPVGRVHRLLRKGNYAQRVGAGAPVYLAAVLEYLTAEILELAGNAARDNKKTRIIPRHLQLAVRNDEELNKLLGGVTIAQGGVLPNIQAVLLPKKTEKAAKSK
- the LOC131471385 gene encoding histone H2B 1/2-like; translation: MPDPTKAAPKKGSKKAVTKTAGKGGKKRRKSRKESYAIYVYKVLKQVHPDTGISSKAMGIMNSFVNDIFERIAGEASRLAHYNKRSTITSREIQTAVRLLLPGELAKHAVSEGTKAVTKYTSSK
- the LOC131471356 gene encoding excitatory amino acid transporter 1-like, giving the protein MQPSAHGKSELDSATVPALEETRCEKPFSHQTGSNIMSFLKRNAFVLLTVAAVALGIVLGMFLRRNKMSPREIQYLTFPGELLMRVLQMVVLPLIISSLISGMSSVNRKSYGRIGLRAFGYYLLTTLLAAFTGIVLAVTIQPGHSSRSIPVTSAVQVEVIEGPDAFLDLIRNMFPSNLVEACFKKFKTVYSRGAPTGINGASAKNDTVAMPGSSDGVNTLGLLVFSVAFGYILGSMEAEGKPVREFFDCLNKAVMNLVNIVIWYTPVGMFFLVAGQIVEITDVGEMGREVVMYSLTVIAGLLIHCFFTLPLIYFAVTRRNPFTFMGGVLQALATAFGTSSSSATLPVTLKCMEVNHNMDKQVTRFMLPTGATMNMDGGALYEAVAALFVAQTHDMDFSLGQIIVLSLIVTVVSTGGAGIPQAGIVSLLIVLSSVGLPTEDISILLIVDWMLDRVRTATNVLGDCIGVGVVQHLSRHDLQSSRPAEEDLHLQVS